From one Bos indicus x Bos taurus breed Angus x Brahman F1 hybrid chromosome 7, Bos_hybrid_MaternalHap_v2.0, whole genome shotgun sequence genomic stretch:
- the LOC113895109 gene encoding hepatitis A virus cellular receptor 1-like isoform X2: MHPWVAILGFLLLLADGVTSYREVIGVVGQSVTLPCFYEGKVTSMCWGQGKCSWIDCRNTIISTDGYKITEQKNERYKLKGDIGKRDVSLTIENAVPSDSGLYCCRIQKWLFNDKQSIIKLTIKPAPPMTTVSPYITSESTSTSTTNIPRTTYTTPPTMNTTIPEGNSTTTVVMDTHMTTGASTSALPKPTPTDDVKPAPPMTTVSPYITSESTSTSTTNIPRTTYTTPPTMNTTIPEGNSTTTVVTDTHMTTGASTSALPKPTPTDDVKPASSSSPTQTTGTQSTCSHKTNVTHSPWCSSTTGGNHTVIKFPSAVCCSIQTGIYIGISVIVVVLLLMLLVFMISKRSLCLGNKTRLLCMIPLKDSHIGALKNAAMKPVRAEDNIYVMDEAL; this comes from the exons ATGCATCCTTGGGTAGCCATCCTGGGCTTCCTACTCCTTCTGGCAG ATGGTGTAACATCTTACCGAGAAGTGATTGGAGTGGTAGGCCAGTCAGTCACGCTACCCTGCTTCTATGAAGGAAAAGTCACATCCATGTGCTGGGGCCAAGGGAAATGTTCTTGGATAGACTGCAGAAATACCATTATCAGTACTGATGGATACAAAATCACTGAACAGAAGAATGAACGTTATAAGCTCAAGGGAGATATTGGTAAAAGGGATGTTTCTTTGACCATAGAGAATGCAGTCCCTTCTGACAGTGGCTTGTATTGTTGCCGTATTCAGAAATGGCTTTTCAATGATAAACAAAGCATCATAAAGTTGACTATAAAGCCAG CTCCACCTATGACAACAGTGAGCCCCTATATCACTTCTGAAAGCACAAGCACCAGTACTACCAATATTCCAAGGACAACCTACACCACTCCTCCAACAATGAACACCACCATTCCAGAAGGGAACAGCACTACCACAGTAGTCATGGATACTCATATGACAACGGGGGCCTCTACCTCTGCTCTTCCAAAGCCAACACCCACAGACGACGTCAAGCCAG CTCCACCTATGACAACAGTGAGCCCCTATATCACTTCTGAAAGCACAAGCACCAGTACTACCAATATTCCAAGGACAACCTACACCACTCCTCCAACAATGAACACCACCATTCCAGAAGGGAACAGCACTACCACAGTAGTCACGGATACTCATATGACAACGGGGGCCTCTACCTCTGCTCTTCCAAAGCCAACACCCACAGACGACGTCAAGCCAG CTTCTTCATCTTCTCCCACGCAGACTACAGGAACCCAGTCTACCTGCTCACATAAAACAAATGTAACGCACTCACCATGGTGCTCTTCCACAACAG GTGGGAATCACACTGTGATAAAGTTTCCAAGTGCTGTTTGTTGTAGCATTCAAACT GGAATCTACATTGGAATCTCTGTTATTGTCGTGGTATTATTGCTCATGCTTTTGGTGTTCATGATTAGCAAAA GATCTCTTTGCCTGGGTAACAAGACGAGGCTACTATG TATGATTCCATTGAAAGATTCTCACATTGGAGCTTTGAAAAATGCAGCCATGAAGCCTGTCCGAGCAGAAGACAACATCTACGTTATGGATGAAGCTCTCTAA
- the LOC113895109 gene encoding hepatitis A virus cellular receptor 1-like isoform X1, whose protein sequence is MHPWVAILGFLLLLADGVTSYREVIGVVGQSVTLPCFYEGKVTSMCWGQGKCSWIDCRNTIISTDGYKITEQKNERYKLKGDIGKRDVSLTIENAVPSDSGLYCCRIQKWLFNDKQSIIKLTIKPAPPMTTVSPYITSESTSTSTTNIPRTTYTTPPTMNTTIPEGNSTTTVVMDTHMTTGASTSALPKPTPTDDVKPAPPMTTVSPYITSESTSTSTTNIPRTTYTTPPTMNTTIPEGNSTTTVVTDTHMTTGASTSALPKPTPTDDVKPASSSSPTQTTGTQSTCSHKTNVTHSPWCSSTTAGGNHTVIKFPSAVCCSIQTGIYIGISVIVVVLLLMLLVFMISKRSLCLGNKTRLLCMIPLKDSHIGALKNAAMKPVRAEDNIYVMDEAL, encoded by the exons ATGCATCCTTGGGTAGCCATCCTGGGCTTCCTACTCCTTCTGGCAG ATGGTGTAACATCTTACCGAGAAGTGATTGGAGTGGTAGGCCAGTCAGTCACGCTACCCTGCTTCTATGAAGGAAAAGTCACATCCATGTGCTGGGGCCAAGGGAAATGTTCTTGGATAGACTGCAGAAATACCATTATCAGTACTGATGGATACAAAATCACTGAACAGAAGAATGAACGTTATAAGCTCAAGGGAGATATTGGTAAAAGGGATGTTTCTTTGACCATAGAGAATGCAGTCCCTTCTGACAGTGGCTTGTATTGTTGCCGTATTCAGAAATGGCTTTTCAATGATAAACAAAGCATCATAAAGTTGACTATAAAGCCAG CTCCACCTATGACAACAGTGAGCCCCTATATCACTTCTGAAAGCACAAGCACCAGTACTACCAATATTCCAAGGACAACCTACACCACTCCTCCAACAATGAACACCACCATTCCAGAAGGGAACAGCACTACCACAGTAGTCATGGATACTCATATGACAACGGGGGCCTCTACCTCTGCTCTTCCAAAGCCAACACCCACAGACGACGTCAAGCCAG CTCCACCTATGACAACAGTGAGCCCCTATATCACTTCTGAAAGCACAAGCACCAGTACTACCAATATTCCAAGGACAACCTACACCACTCCTCCAACAATGAACACCACCATTCCAGAAGGGAACAGCACTACCACAGTAGTCACGGATACTCATATGACAACGGGGGCCTCTACCTCTGCTCTTCCAAAGCCAACACCCACAGACGACGTCAAGCCAG CTTCTTCATCTTCTCCCACGCAGACTACAGGAACCCAGTCTACCTGCTCACATAAAACAAATGTAACGCACTCACCATGGTGCTCTTCCACAACAG CAGGTGGGAATCACACTGTGATAAAGTTTCCAAGTGCTGTTTGTTGTAGCATTCAAACT GGAATCTACATTGGAATCTCTGTTATTGTCGTGGTATTATTGCTCATGCTTTTGGTGTTCATGATTAGCAAAA GATCTCTTTGCCTGGGTAACAAGACGAGGCTACTATG TATGATTCCATTGAAAGATTCTCACATTGGAGCTTTGAAAAATGCAGCCATGAAGCCTGTCCGAGCAGAAGACAACATCTACGTTATGGATGAAGCTCTCTAA